A DNA window from Paenibacillus sp. HWE-109 contains the following coding sequences:
- a CDS encoding dienelactone hydrolase family protein, translated as MWNPDAIMENLYNTYADKRLQKQEHETAASYKLRLKEKLTGSLTLREGQDDLHPVLLERTELSDHIRERIEIGTYMGFRVPAYVLIPRGLKEKRAAVLALHGHGFGSRQIVGLNADGTEHSGEPDIHDNYALELVRRGFIVIAPEIIGFGDRRLAEDQKDGKVGNSSCQTLASHLLLYGISLAALRVQEARRALDYVLFRDDVDSSSIGCFGFSGGGLIAAYTAAIDERVKATVLCAFTNTFKGSIMPIRHCIDNYLPGVLTYAELPELIGLIAPRPLFIASGKQDPIFPVETVEVAVAYLRKLYIQSGVEDRLHVHLYDGVHEVDGSRAYPWLVEALVQL; from the coding sequence ATGTGGAATCCGGATGCTATCATGGAGAACCTTTATAACACTTATGCCGACAAGCGGCTTCAAAAGCAAGAACATGAAACGGCTGCTTCGTATAAGCTGCGGTTAAAGGAGAAATTGACTGGCTCGCTGACGCTTCGAGAAGGACAGGATGATCTACATCCTGTCCTTCTTGAACGTACAGAGCTCAGTGATCATATTCGCGAGCGAATTGAAATTGGTACATACATGGGCTTCCGAGTACCTGCTTATGTATTGATTCCACGAGGTTTGAAAGAAAAGAGAGCTGCTGTACTAGCTCTGCATGGTCATGGGTTCGGGAGCAGGCAGATCGTAGGATTGAATGCGGATGGGACTGAGCATTCTGGTGAGCCGGACATTCACGACAATTATGCGCTGGAACTCGTTAGGCGCGGCTTCATCGTGATTGCTCCTGAGATTATAGGCTTCGGGGATCGAAGGCTAGCTGAGGATCAGAAGGACGGAAAAGTAGGGAATTCCTCCTGCCAAACCCTAGCATCACATTTGCTTTTATACGGGATATCGTTAGCGGCATTGCGCGTTCAGGAAGCGAGGCGAGCGCTCGACTACGTGTTGTTTCGGGATGATGTGGACAGCAGTAGCATCGGCTGCTTTGGTTTCTCGGGAGGCGGGCTTATCGCTGCTTATACAGCAGCTATCGATGAGCGGGTGAAAGCGACGGTTCTGTGCGCCTTTACCAATACATTCAAAGGCAGCATCATGCCTATTCGCCATTGCATCGACAATTATTTGCCGGGCGTGCTAACATACGCGGAGCTGCCTGAATTAATTGGTTTGATAGCTCCTCGCCCCTTGTTTATCGCATCTGGCAAACAAGATCCCATTTTTCCTGTAGAAACGGTAGAGGTTGCTGTTGCGTATTTAAGGAAACTGTATATACAGAGTGGTGTGGAAGACCGATTGCATGTTCATCTCTATGATGGGGTTCATGAAGTGGACGGGAGCCGGGCTTATCCTTGGTTGGTTGAGGCACTTGTACAGTTATGA
- a CDS encoding Gfo/Idh/MocA family protein translates to MKKRYAVVGTGGRAEFFYGAIVKDFQETSELVAICDMNQTRMNYTNQLLVDKYEYNAVPTYKADQFEEMIRNEKPDYVIVTSVDRTHHTYIIKAMELGCDVISEKPMTVDEEKCQEILDAIKRTGRQLRVTFNYRYAPHNTKIRELIMDGTIGDVHSVHFEWLLNTEHGADYFRRWHRDKRNGGGLLVHKSTHHFDLVNFWLGTTPDTVFAMGGLMFYGRENAEKRGETKFYQRATGNENAKDDPFALHLDTNKHLKGMYLDAEHEDGYQRDQSVFGDGISIEDTMGVMVRYKNKAILTYSLNAYMPWEGFNVMINGSKGRIELRVVEKSYVNSGGDKADEGALKAKSIKVFPMFAAPYEVEIEELAGGHGGGDPILLRDIFDKASDDRFARAASHVDGAMSILTGIAGNISLRTGQPVAVDKLVTF, encoded by the coding sequence ATGAAAAAACGTTACGCAGTAGTCGGCACAGGTGGAAGAGCAGAATTTTTCTATGGGGCGATTGTGAAGGATTTTCAAGAAACGTCCGAATTGGTTGCGATTTGCGATATGAACCAAACGAGAATGAATTATACCAACCAACTACTGGTTGATAAATATGAGTACAATGCGGTACCAACCTATAAAGCAGATCAATTCGAGGAAATGATTCGCAACGAAAAACCTGATTATGTCATTGTGACATCGGTAGACCGGACACATCATACTTACATTATCAAAGCGATGGAGCTTGGTTGTGATGTGATCTCTGAAAAACCGATGACGGTGGATGAAGAGAAATGTCAAGAAATTCTCGATGCCATTAAACGTACGGGACGCCAGCTTCGCGTGACGTTCAATTACCGTTATGCTCCGCATAATACCAAAATTCGCGAGCTGATTATGGATGGAACCATTGGGGATGTACATTCGGTACATTTTGAATGGCTTTTGAATACCGAGCATGGCGCTGATTATTTCCGCAGATGGCACCGTGATAAGCGCAATGGCGGCGGGCTGCTGGTACACAAGTCTACGCATCATTTCGATCTCGTTAACTTCTGGCTCGGCACGACTCCTGACACGGTATTTGCGATGGGCGGCCTCATGTTCTATGGCCGAGAAAATGCAGAAAAACGCGGTGAAACGAAGTTCTATCAACGAGCTACGGGGAACGAGAATGCCAAGGATGATCCGTTTGCGCTGCATTTGGATACGAATAAGCATCTAAAAGGGATGTATTTGGATGCGGAACACGAAGACGGCTATCAACGCGATCAAAGCGTTTTCGGCGATGGGATTAGCATTGAAGACACGATGGGGGTTATGGTGCGCTACAAAAATAAAGCCATTCTCACTTATTCACTGAATGCCTACATGCCATGGGAAGGCTTCAATGTTATGATCAATGGCAGCAAGGGCCGTATTGAATTGCGGGTAGTTGAGAAATCATACGTGAATTCCGGTGGGGACAAAGCGGACGAAGGCGCATTAAAGGCCAAATCAATCAAGGTGTTCCCGATGTTCGCGGCCCCTTATGAAGTGGAAATTGAAGAGCTTGCTGGAGGACATGGCGGCGGTGATCCGATCTTGCTGCGTGATATCTTTGATAAGGCATCCGACGACCGCTTTGCCAGAGCAGCTTCCCATGTGGATGGAGCGATGTCCATTCTGACCGGCATAGCCGGGAACATTTCATTGCGGACGGGACAGCCTGTTGCTGTAGACAAATTGGTCACTTTCTAA
- a CDS encoding AraC family transcriptional regulator: MQQFAIERLRRDHAFSMNVNHFHDTYEIYYLLSGKRHYFIQDRSYYIEEGGLVCIDKNVLHKTRNVDAAPHERILLNFDDSFIRSIGEDAAEQLLLLFQQNHHVFSLTGTNRTAIENLLFHILREQQQEQSGWQLNSKALFTQLLIICSRLTDKLNLVDEQPQPHNPKMYEIVSYINEQFRNRLTLASISETFYISPSYFCRSFKETTGFSFVEYLNNVRIREAQRLLRETKLKVIHIAEQSGFDSVAHFGRVFKQVTSQTPLECRKLMRHVL; this comes from the coding sequence TTGCAGCAATTCGCGATTGAACGACTTCGCAGAGATCATGCTTTCTCCATGAACGTGAACCATTTCCATGATACCTATGAAATTTATTATTTACTCAGCGGGAAACGCCATTATTTTATACAAGACCGCTCTTATTATATTGAAGAGGGCGGCCTCGTCTGTATCGATAAAAACGTACTTCACAAAACTCGAAATGTCGATGCAGCGCCGCACGAACGTATTCTGCTTAACTTTGATGATTCCTTCATTCGATCCATTGGTGAAGATGCCGCTGAACAACTGCTCTTGCTCTTTCAGCAAAACCATCATGTCTTCTCCCTCACGGGCACGAATCGCACTGCTATAGAGAATTTGCTCTTTCATATTTTGCGAGAGCAGCAGCAGGAACAAAGCGGTTGGCAGCTTAACAGCAAAGCCTTATTCACGCAATTGCTGATTATCTGTTCGCGGCTCACAGATAAACTAAATCTGGTGGACGAACAGCCCCAACCGCACAATCCCAAAATGTACGAAATTGTCTCCTACATCAATGAGCAGTTTCGCAATCGGCTGACGCTCGCCTCGATTTCCGAAACCTTTTATATCAGCCCGAGCTACTTCTGCCGCTCATTCAAGGAAACAACCGGCTTCTCGTTCGTCGAATACTTGAACAACGTGCGCATCCGCGAAGCACAGCGCCTGCTGCGCGAGACGAAGCTCAAAGTCATCCACATCGCCGAGCAATCCGGCTTCGACAGCGTCGCCCACTTCGGCCGCGTGTTCAAACAAGTCACCTCGCAGACGCCGCTGGAGTGCCGGAAGCTGATGCGGCACGTGCTTTGA
- a CDS encoding IS4 family transposase, with product MGIVPDKTVISQCLQLLDLPKAVCDILDYRTQKLTVRSAILLFIEAQLARREEPTAIEEHLRSNENLQALVGTKSISASRFSRKLNELPTFLLQYAFQEINRRIAQTLRESSHVKVRDVKKLTIIDSTTISLPNFHGQWAYCSKMQNSVKMHTYLCTDFPDMAYPSKVILSTGAVADSEVAIELLTDKNTTYVMDRGYINYAFFKKWAEANIRFVVRIQANSKTTVIQARPVPEDDPGLLRDADVQMVVPKHPDQKVTLRLVEFKDDKKRIYRVVTTRWDLSAREIANLYRDRWMIELFFKWMKQHLHLAKLYSYKPDAVWNQIYMTLLAYGLCILVKLQTKTTKSTWEVLKLVRIYVMMSWEKFLAALNRAPTRSSKGRRKKNKGGRPRIHPIKKKAQKKKLEQN from the coding sequence ATGGGTATCGTACCAGATAAAACCGTTATTAGTCAATGTCTTCAATTGTTGGATTTACCAAAGGCAGTCTGCGACATTTTGGATTATCGGACTCAAAAACTTACCGTTCGCAGTGCAATCCTACTTTTCATCGAAGCTCAGTTGGCACGGCGCGAAGAGCCGACTGCCATTGAGGAGCATTTGCGTTCTAACGAAAATTTGCAGGCTCTTGTAGGAACAAAATCGATTAGCGCCTCCCGTTTCTCGCGTAAATTGAACGAGTTACCTACTTTTTTACTCCAGTACGCTTTTCAAGAAATCAATCGGCGTATTGCACAGACCTTACGAGAATCATCCCATGTAAAGGTGCGAGATGTAAAAAAGCTAACGATCATTGACTCTACCACCATCTCTTTACCCAACTTTCACGGTCAGTGGGCCTACTGCAGCAAAATGCAAAATAGCGTAAAAATGCATACCTACCTCTGCACAGATTTCCCGGATATGGCCTATCCCAGCAAAGTTATTTTATCGACGGGAGCTGTAGCTGACTCGGAAGTAGCGATCGAACTTCTCACAGATAAAAACACAACGTATGTGATGGATCGCGGATACATTAACTACGCCTTTTTCAAGAAATGGGCAGAAGCAAACATTCGTTTTGTCGTGCGAATACAAGCAAATAGTAAGACAACCGTCATCCAGGCACGACCTGTTCCAGAAGATGATCCTGGCCTTTTACGAGATGCTGATGTCCAAATGGTGGTTCCGAAGCACCCTGATCAAAAAGTAACGCTCCGATTGGTTGAATTCAAAGATGACAAAAAACGAATCTACCGCGTGGTTACAACAAGGTGGGATCTCTCAGCACGAGAAATCGCTAACTTGTACCGAGATCGCTGGATGATCGAATTGTTCTTTAAATGGATGAAGCAGCACCTTCACTTGGCTAAACTTTATAGCTATAAACCTGATGCGGTATGGAACCAAATCTACATGACACTTTTAGCCTACGGACTGTGCATCCTGGTCAAGTTGCAAACGAAAACAACAAAAAGTACATGGGAAGTGCTGAAGTTAGTTCGCATTTACGTGATGATGAGCTGGGAAAAGTTCCTTGCTGCTTTAAACAGAGCGCCCACGCGAAGTTCAAAAGGACGTCGAAAGAAAAATAAGGGCGGGCGTCCTCGAATTCATCCTATCAAGAAAAAAGCGCAGAAAAAGAAACTTGAACAGAACTAA
- the uxaC gene encoding glucuronate isomerase: MKTFLDENFLLANETAVKLFHEFAKDLPIIDYHCHLSPKEIFENKQFNTITEAWLYGDHYKWRMMRANGVEENKITGEASDYDRFTAWAATLPMAIGNPLYHWSHMELQTYFGVNDLINEQNAPVIWEKVNAKLAEGNSRARDLITNSKVTVICTTDDPVDSLEYHIKIKEIKDFNTQVLPSFRPDKALEINRATFLPWISQLEKSAGITINSYDDLLAGLESRAEFFASVGCKVSDHALDYVPFAAATKEEVDEIFKAGLAGKAVSLEDEKKYKAFTLLFLGGIYKKLDWAMQYHINASRNNNGQAFATLGPDTGFDSINDSSVASALTGLLSSLAVADSLPRTILYSLNARDNEILASLMGSFQGDGIPGKIQLGAAWWFNDTRDGMVQQMKSLGNFGLLGRFVGMLTDSRSFLSYTRHDYFRRILCNMFGEWVEAGEFPNDEQLLKQLVQGISYHNAKQYFDF; encoded by the coding sequence ATGAAAACATTTTTGGATGAGAATTTTTTGCTTGCGAATGAGACAGCGGTTAAATTATTCCATGAATTTGCCAAAGATTTGCCGATCATTGACTATCACTGTCATCTAAGTCCTAAGGAAATTTTTGAAAATAAACAATTCAATACCATCACTGAAGCTTGGCTGTATGGCGACCATTACAAGTGGAGAATGATGCGTGCCAATGGCGTCGAAGAGAATAAAATTACGGGAGAAGCGAGCGATTATGATCGTTTTACTGCCTGGGCCGCGACACTTCCGATGGCGATTGGCAATCCGTTGTACCATTGGTCCCATATGGAGCTTCAAACGTATTTTGGCGTTAATGACTTAATTAACGAGCAGAATGCGCCTGTTATATGGGAAAAAGTAAACGCGAAGCTGGCTGAGGGGAACTCGCGCGCTCGCGATTTAATTACGAATTCCAAAGTTACGGTCATTTGTACGACTGATGATCCGGTGGATTCCTTGGAATATCATATCAAAATCAAAGAAATCAAAGATTTCAATACACAAGTATTGCCGTCCTTCCGTCCTGATAAAGCATTGGAAATTAACCGGGCGACTTTCTTGCCATGGATCAGCCAATTGGAGAAATCGGCAGGCATCACGATCAACTCCTATGATGATCTGTTGGCGGGACTTGAAAGCAGAGCCGAATTTTTTGCTTCTGTTGGCTGCAAAGTATCTGATCATGCCTTGGATTATGTGCCATTTGCGGCTGCGACCAAAGAAGAAGTAGATGAGATCTTCAAAGCTGGATTGGCAGGTAAGGCTGTCAGCTTGGAAGACGAGAAGAAATATAAAGCGTTCACCTTGCTGTTCCTGGGCGGCATCTACAAAAAGCTGGATTGGGCGATGCAGTACCATATCAATGCTTCCCGGAACAATAATGGGCAAGCTTTCGCTACATTAGGACCGGATACGGGCTTTGACTCCATTAATGATAGCTCGGTTGCCAGCGCTCTTACAGGCTTGCTGTCGTCTCTGGCGGTTGCGGATTCGCTGCCGAGAACGATCCTTTATTCCCTGAACGCGCGGGATAATGAAATTCTCGCATCGTTGATGGGCAGTTTCCAAGGCGATGGCATCCCGGGCAAAATTCAGCTCGGCGCGGCTTGGTGGTTCAACGATACCAGAGACGGCATGGTGCAGCAGATGAAATCGCTGGGGAACTTCGGTTTGCTAGGCCGCTTCGTAGGGATGCTGACAGACTCCCGCAGCTTCTTGTCCTACACGAGACATGATTACTTCCGCAGAATCCTCTGCAACATGTTCGGCGAGTGGGTCGAAGCGGGCGAATTCCCGAACGACGAGCAGTTGCTGAAGCAGTTGGTTCAAGGGATTTCATATCATAACGCGAAGCAATATTTCGACTTCTAA
- a CDS encoding VanW family protein translates to MMMGWMAGLLLFSQQVTVPERLTLTDNKGQITANVDKKAYSLEYLDIPLVDNERLHQLTDEVGKRIYRKPINATINDSGAIVKEIPGVQLNQSAFVKQFYQHFYDSNSLSFEVPQMAVYPRVDSELLASIRVRPIGYYVTYFNSNNKHRYTNIKLATQAINNYVVQPNETFSFNRVVGVRTRAKGYMSAKIIVRGEFSEGIGGGICQISSTLFNAADRAGLKIVERFSHSRSVPYVPSGRDATVNWGGPDFSFKNTYNQPILIRAHAMPGRVYVSISSSEMINYKPRHVPSASETLPEEINAGTDVDQTVP, encoded by the coding sequence ATGATGATGGGATGGATGGCGGGATTGCTGCTTTTCTCGCAGCAGGTAACCGTGCCTGAGCGTTTGACACTTACGGATAATAAGGGGCAAATCACAGCCAATGTGGATAAAAAAGCCTACTCGCTGGAGTATTTGGATATCCCCTTAGTTGATAATGAACGATTGCATCAGCTAACCGACGAGGTAGGGAAGAGGATCTATCGAAAGCCAATCAATGCCACCATTAATGACAGCGGCGCTATAGTCAAAGAGATTCCAGGCGTTCAACTGAATCAAAGTGCGTTTGTGAAACAATTTTATCAACATTTTTATGATTCAAATTCGCTGAGCTTTGAGGTGCCCCAAATGGCGGTGTATCCCAGAGTGGATAGTGAACTATTAGCGAGCATTCGTGTGCGTCCAATCGGTTATTATGTCACATACTTTAACTCAAATAATAAGCATCGGTATACGAATATTAAACTTGCTACCCAAGCGATTAATAATTATGTTGTTCAACCGAATGAGACCTTCTCGTTTAATCGAGTTGTGGGCGTTAGGACGCGCGCCAAAGGCTATATGTCTGCCAAAATTATTGTGAGAGGTGAATTCTCCGAGGGGATTGGCGGAGGGATTTGCCAAATTTCTTCGACTTTATTCAACGCGGCGGATCGAGCCGGCCTTAAGATTGTGGAACGATTCTCTCATAGCAGATCAGTACCGTATGTTCCTTCGGGAAGGGACGCTACGGTCAATTGGGGTGGGCCGGATTTCAGCTTCAAAAATACGTATAATCAACCGATTCTGATTAGGGCACATGCCATGCCAGGTCGCGTGTATGTGAGCATTTCTTCCTCCGAAATGATTAACTACAAACCAAGGCATGTCCCGAGTGCTTCGGAAACGTTGCCGGAAGAAATTAACGCTGGAACGGACGTGGATCAAACGGTCCCCTAG
- a CDS encoding phytanoyl-CoA dioxygenase family protein, producing the protein MKPSLLKLTKEQKQHFETEGYVIVKGLFSEQNLAEIDATFEAISEQTIPGHFEPERQAEVMDPLKRYPRVMHPHRINETAKRYMLHQPVLEVLADLYEEEALAAQSMFYYKPPGSRGQALHQDNFYLQVEPGNCIAAWTAIDAADEENGGLLVVPKTNTYDISCPDIADAKESFTTHYVKPPKDEKAMPVIMERGDVLFFNGNLIHGSYRNKTKDRFRRAFICHYANASATHISNHYRPLYRQNGDQVALEVNPNGGPCGEEFENVYPH; encoded by the coding sequence ATGAAGCCATCCTTGCTTAAATTGACGAAGGAACAGAAGCAGCATTTTGAAACAGAGGGGTATGTGATCGTGAAGGGGTTGTTTTCAGAGCAGAATCTCGCGGAAATTGATGCAACCTTTGAGGCGATTAGTGAACAAACGATTCCGGGCCATTTTGAACCTGAGCGGCAGGCTGAAGTCATGGATCCGTTGAAACGCTACCCGCGAGTGATGCATCCGCATCGGATTAACGAGACAGCCAAAAGATATATGCTGCATCAGCCCGTACTTGAAGTGTTAGCAGATTTGTATGAGGAAGAGGCGTTGGCTGCGCAAAGCATGTTTTATTACAAACCGCCAGGATCTCGCGGGCAAGCGCTGCATCAGGACAACTTTTATTTGCAAGTGGAGCCTGGCAATTGTATTGCGGCCTGGACGGCGATTGATGCGGCTGATGAGGAGAATGGCGGCCTGCTCGTGGTACCCAAAACGAACACTTATGATATTTCGTGTCCAGACATTGCAGATGCCAAAGAATCGTTTACTACACATTATGTGAAGCCGCCCAAAGATGAAAAGGCTATGCCAGTCATCATGGAGCGCGGCGATGTTCTCTTTTTCAATGGCAATCTGATTCATGGTTCTTATCGCAACAAGACGAAAGATCGCTTTCGTCGGGCGTTTATTTGCCATTATGCTAACGCATCAGCCACGCACATCAGTAATCATTACCGTCCTTTGTATCGACAAAACGGTGATCAGGTTGCCTTAGAGGTTAACCCTAACGGCGGACCGTGCGGCGAAGAATTTGAGAATGTCTATCCTCATTAA
- a CDS encoding helix-turn-helix domain-containing protein, giving the protein MKLDVQELLAGHFNESESYVVKRPHGRQDWLLMFTLDGKGYVNHNEEKHVCRTGDIVLLAPGTAHHYGTLKNHTWQFVWAHFPAFFSEINLLPQEEVVYLTIENESTRERIFQAFSRILADSRERGEYWFELCCGSLREILLIMAQKTKRYMDPRIEEVLRLLSQLMREPIRIEDLAQTVGLSPSRLSHLFKESTGLSIIDTLNRMRIQQAVLMLEHTGRSASEVCYDVGFQNYNHFTNQFRKWHGMTPSTFIKNQR; this is encoded by the coding sequence ATGAAGTTAGACGTACAAGAGCTCTTGGCAGGACATTTCAATGAATCGGAATCCTATGTCGTCAAGCGTCCTCATGGGCGGCAGGACTGGCTATTGATGTTTACGCTGGACGGGAAAGGCTATGTTAACCATAACGAGGAGAAGCACGTCTGCCGAACAGGCGATATCGTCTTATTGGCACCGGGAACCGCTCATCATTATGGCACACTGAAGAACCATACGTGGCAGTTTGTATGGGCGCATTTCCCTGCCTTTTTTTCGGAAATAAACCTGCTTCCACAGGAAGAAGTCGTTTATCTGACCATCGAGAATGAATCTACGCGTGAACGGATATTCCAGGCATTCAGCCGGATTCTGGCGGATTCCCGTGAACGCGGCGAGTACTGGTTCGAGCTGTGCTGTGGCTCGCTGCGAGAAATCTTGTTGATCATGGCGCAGAAAACCAAGCGCTACATGGACCCCCGCATTGAAGAAGTGCTCCGACTGCTCTCACAGCTCATGCGTGAACCGATTCGGATCGAGGATCTAGCTCAAACCGTCGGACTCTCCCCTTCAAGATTATCGCATCTGTTCAAAGAAAGCACAGGCCTGTCCATTATCGATACCCTGAATCGTATGCGGATTCAACAAGCCGTGTTAATGCTGGAGCATACGGGCCGAAGTGCTTCGGAAGTTTGTTACGATGTAGGGTTTCAAAACTATAACCACTTTACGAATCAATTCCGCAAATGGCATGGGATGACCCCCTCTACGTTCATCAAAAACCAACGGTAA
- a CDS encoding aminopeptidase: MTFARNLDKYAELIVRVSLNIQSGQSLWINAPILQPELVRLISSKAYKAGAKHVHIEWQDEICTQIRYLNAPDDAFNEYPTWRADALSELADNNGAYLWIDADDPELLKDVDPARISANSKAAGPKLVKWREHMSSYKMTWSIVAAPSEAWAKKVFPQLEEQAAINALWDAIFKATRVDQEDPVQTWQEHNATLRSKREQLNEKKFHKIHYRAPGTALTVQLPEHHVWRGGSATNGRGGFEFNPNIPTEEVFLSPLRQGTQGTVRSTKPLSYQGNLINNFSLTFENGRVVHYTAEEGYESLQAMIEMDEGAHYLGEIALVPHLSPISNSNLIFFNTLYDENASNHLALGRAFPTCIEGGAEMSKEQQAQAGLNDSLIHVDFMIGSAEMDIDGEHADGRIEPIFRQGNWAF; this comes from the coding sequence ATGACCTTTGCACGTAATCTTGATAAATACGCAGAGCTTATCGTCCGTGTTTCCCTGAATATTCAGTCCGGTCAATCACTCTGGATTAACGCTCCAATTCTGCAGCCTGAGCTGGTACGCCTGATCTCCTCCAAAGCTTATAAAGCCGGGGCCAAGCATGTACATATTGAATGGCAGGATGAAATCTGCACACAGATCAGATATCTCAACGCTCCTGACGATGCTTTCAATGAATATCCCACGTGGAGAGCGGATGCGCTCAGCGAATTAGCCGACAATAACGGGGCTTATTTATGGATTGATGCGGATGATCCTGAATTGCTCAAGGATGTTGATCCTGCCCGCATTTCCGCTAACTCCAAAGCCGCAGGTCCGAAATTAGTGAAGTGGAGAGAACATATGTCATCCTACAAAATGACATGGTCGATCGTAGCCGCTCCTTCCGAAGCTTGGGCCAAAAAAGTGTTCCCGCAGTTGGAAGAACAAGCAGCAATCAACGCCTTATGGGACGCTATCTTCAAAGCTACCCGTGTTGATCAAGAGGATCCTGTGCAAACTTGGCAGGAACATAACGCTACACTTCGCAGCAAAAGGGAACAGCTGAATGAAAAGAAATTCCACAAAATTCATTACCGCGCACCTGGAACCGCCCTTACCGTACAACTCCCTGAGCATCACGTTTGGCGTGGCGGATCAGCAACGAATGGCCGCGGGGGCTTCGAGTTTAACCCGAATATCCCAACAGAAGAAGTCTTCCTCTCACCGCTGCGTCAAGGGACCCAAGGAACCGTTCGCAGTACGAAGCCTTTGAGCTATCAAGGCAATCTTATTAACAACTTCTCGCTTACCTTCGAGAACGGGCGTGTCGTCCACTATACAGCTGAAGAAGGCTACGAGTCTTTGCAAGCCATGATCGAGATGGACGAAGGAGCGCATTATTTGGGCGAAATCGCACTCGTACCGCATCTATCTCCGATTTCGAATTCAAATCTCATCTTCTTTAATACGTTGTATGATGAGAATGCTTCCAATCATTTGGCTTTGGGCAGAGCTTTCCCAACCTGTATCGAGGGTGGCGCTGAGATGTCGAAGGAGCAGCAAGCGCAAGCAGGTCTTAACGATAGCTTGATTCACGTTGACTTTATGATTGGTTCTGCCGAAATGGATATTGATGGCGAGCACGCGGATGGCCGCATTGAACCAATCTTCCGCCAAGGCAACTGGGCATTTTAA
- a CDS encoding AraC family transcriptional regulator translates to MDLLTNMNGAIAYMEDHLTSDIDFKEVAKQAFCSEYHFKRMFSLLSGMTLSEYVRRRRLTLAAFELKGSSIKVIDLAIKYGYNSADSFARAFQQLHGITPSEARLHGHSLKAYPRMSFQLTIKGGSEMNYRIEEKAAFRIVGKKKRVPIIFSGVNPEIAAMWQGLDQTTIETLKKLSDVEPIGLISASTNFSEGRMEEKGELDHYIGAATMQACPEDFSLLEVPASTWAVFQAVGPFPQTLQEVWGRIYAEWFPSSNYEQLEGPELLWNENKDISSPTFKSEIWIPVSRR, encoded by the coding sequence ATGGATTTGCTTACGAACATGAATGGCGCAATTGCGTATATGGAAGACCATTTAACAAGCGATATCGATTTCAAAGAAGTTGCCAAGCAAGCTTTTTGTTCAGAGTATCATTTTAAAAGAATGTTTTCCTTGCTTTCAGGCATGACGCTTTCGGAGTACGTCCGCCGCAGACGTCTAACGCTTGCCGCATTTGAGCTTAAAGGGAGCAGCATCAAAGTTATTGATCTGGCCATTAAATATGGGTACAACTCAGCTGATTCGTTTGCACGAGCTTTTCAGCAGTTGCATGGGATCACGCCGTCTGAGGCCAGGCTTCACGGTCATTCCCTTAAAGCGTACCCGCGAATGTCGTTCCAATTAACCATCAAAGGAGGTAGTGAAATGAACTACCGGATTGAAGAAAAAGCAGCATTCCGCATTGTCGGCAAGAAGAAGCGAGTTCCGATCATATTCAGTGGGGTGAATCCGGAAATTGCCGCTATGTGGCAAGGTCTGGATCAGACTACGATTGAAACTCTGAAAAAGCTTTCTGATGTCGAGCCCATAGGACTGATTAGTGCATCGACGAATTTCTCGGAAGGCAGGATGGAGGAGAAAGGGGAGCTGGATCATTATATTGGAGCAGCTACGATGCAGGCATGCCCGGAAGATTTCTCCCTGTTGGAAGTCCCTGCCTCCACATGGGCAGTATTCCAAGCGGTCGGACCTTTTCCGCAGACGCTGCAAGAAGTTTGGGGGCGTATTTATGCCGAATGGTTCCCATCGTCGAACTATGAGCAATTAGAAGGTCCGGAACTACTGTGGAATGAGAACAAAGATATATCCTCGCCAACTTTTAAAAGTGAAATCTGGATACCGGTGTCAAGACGGTAG